One part of the Oryzias melastigma strain HK-1 linkage group LG21, ASM292280v2, whole genome shotgun sequence genome encodes these proteins:
- the edar gene encoding tumor necrosis factor receptor superfamily member EDAR isoform X1, which produces MHNISSRGTTVGKNRFITSLMFNRSLPRQTEDRKCLNVYWVFLVFKLTIFFFPCRKKEIKMSKRRGQKKSVFLSSLLVCCMFASAEYSSCGEYEFFNQTSNSCQACPQCRPGQEPNMSCGHGMKDEGFACVPCPQGKYSKGKYEICRRHKDCNALYRATVREPGTAEKDAECGPCLPGYYMLENRARNLYAMVCHSCQNAPQNTKECKKTTEPIIKPPINPGSTTVLPHPGSPGQGHLATALIIAMSTIFIMAIAIVLIIMFYILKAKPNGQACCSGQVVKAVEAQTNKQEDKKDVPDNVVIFPEKEEYDKLKASPQKTVKSENDASSENEQLLSRSIDSDEEPTSDKRRSSEATNHNLCQANMGNKPDLCLLSLGLLDHRVVCNGTPASAGGQTNNTPAPNHIASSNVSSMNAINNNNKTPGMLQSRRKKILDLYARTCHVTEGLSPTELPFDCLEKASRMLSSSYSSDAAVVKTWRHLAESFGLKRDEIGGMSDGLQLFERVSTAGYSIPDLLTRLVQIERLDAVESLCADVLGSNEIAVTVGRQSVNSFHSQLVCPSPCTSPSPRCASV; this is translated from the exons ATGCACAACATTTCCTCTCGTGGAACGACAGTTGGCAAGAACAGATTCATAACATCACTGATGTTTAACAGAAGTTTGCCTCGCCAGACTGAAGAcaggaaatgtttaaatgtttattgggtttttttagtttttaaattgacCATTTTCTTCTTCCCCTGcaggaaaaaggaaataaaaatgtcaaaaaggagAGGTCAGAAGAAATCCGTATTTTTGTCTTCGTTGTTG GTGTGCTGCATGTTTGCCAGTGCCGAGTACTCCAGCTGTGGGGAATATGAGTTCTTCAACCAGACCAGTAACAGTTGCCAGGCTTGCCCTCAATGCCGGCCAGGACAAGAACCAAACATG TCCTGCGGACACGGTATGAAAGACGAAGGCTTTGCCTGCGTGCCATGCCCCCAGGGAAAATACTCCAAAGGGAAGTATGAGATATGCAGACGCCATAAAGACTGCAATGCGCTCTACAGAGCTACTGTACGTGAACCTGGAACGGCGGAGAAAGATGCCGAGTGTGGACCCTGTTTGCCTGG GTATTACATGCTGGAAAACAGAGCCAGAAATCTTTATGCGATGGTTTGCCACTCTTGCCAGAATGCGCCACAGAATACCAAAGAAT GCAAGAAGACCACCGAACCAATCATAAAACCCCCTATCAACCCGGGCAGCACAACAGTCCTCCCTCATCCAG GTTCTCCAGGACAGGGTCATCTTGCAACAGCTCTTATTATTGCCATGTCAACCATCTTCATCATGGCCATAGCCATTGTGCTCATCATCATGTTTTACATCCTGAAAGCCAAACCGAATGGCCAGG CATGTTGTTCTGGACAAGTTGTGAAAGCAGTGGAGGCTCAGACGAACAAACAAGAGGACAAGAAAGATGTTCCTG acaATGTGGTAATCTtcccagaaaaagaagaatacGACAAATTAAAAGCTTCTCCTCAGAAGACAGTGAAAAG TGAAAATGATGCATCATCAGAGAATGAGCAGCTGCTCAGCCGCAGCATTGACAGTGATGAGGAGCCCACGTCAGATAAGCGGAGGTCGTCAGAGGCCACCAACCACAACTTGTGTCAAGCAAACATGGGCAACAAGCCCGACCTCTGCCTGCTCTCTCTGGGCCTGCTGGACCACCGAGTGGTCTGCAATGGCACTCCAGCTTCTGCAGGCGGTCAGACGAACAACACCCCGGCTCCCAACCACATTGCCAGCAGCAACGTCAGCAGCATGAATGCAatcaataacaacaataaaacccCAGGG ATGCTGCAGAGTCGAAGGAAAAAGATCCTAGATTTGTATGCCAGGACTTGCCATGTGACTGAGG GTCTCAGCCCCACAGAGCTTCCCTTCGACTGCCTAGAGAAGGCCAGTCGCATGCTCAGCTCCTCCTACAGCAGCGATGCGGCCGTGGTCAAAACCTGGAGACACCTGGCAGAGAGTTTCGGGCTGAAGCGCGACGAGATTGGCGGCATGAGCGACGGCCTTCAGCTATTCGAGAGAGTGAGCACCGCCGGCTACAGCATCCCGGACCTCCTTACCCGCCTGGTGCAGATTGAGAGGCTGGATGCAGTGGAGTCCCTCTGCGCAGATGTGCTCGGAAGCAATGAGATAGCGGTGACGGTGGGACGGCAGAGCGTCAACAGTTTCCACAGCCAGTTAGTCTGTCCCTCCCCGTGCACGTCTCCATCCCCGCGCTGTGCCAGTGTCTAA
- the edar gene encoding tumor necrosis factor receptor superfamily member EDAR isoform X3 codes for MFASAEYSSCGEYEFFNQTSNSCQACPQCRPGQEPNMSCGHGMKDEGFACVPCPQGKYSKGKYEICRRHKDCNALYRATVREPGTAEKDAECGPCLPGYYMLENRARNLYAMVCHSCQNAPQNTKECKKTTEPIIKPPINPGSTTVLPHPGSPGQGHLATALIIAMSTIFIMAIAIVLIIMFYILKAKPNGQACCSGQVVKAVEAQTNKQEDKKDVPDNVVIFPEKEEYDKLKASPQKTVKSENDASSENEQLLSRSIDSDEEPTSDKRRSSEATNHNLCQANMGNKPDLCLLSLGLLDHRVVCNGTPASAGGQTNNTPAPNHIASSNVSSMNAINNNNKTPGMLQSRRKKILDLYARTCHVTEGLSPTELPFDCLEKASRMLSSSYSSDAAVVKTWRHLAESFGLKRDEIGGMSDGLQLFERVSTAGYSIPDLLTRLVQIERLDAVESLCADVLGSNEIAVTVGRQSVNSFHSQLVCPSPCTSPSPRCASV; via the exons ATGTTTGCCAGTGCCGAGTACTCCAGCTGTGGGGAATATGAGTTCTTCAACCAGACCAGTAACAGTTGCCAGGCTTGCCCTCAATGCCGGCCAGGACAAGAACCAAACATG TCCTGCGGACACGGTATGAAAGACGAAGGCTTTGCCTGCGTGCCATGCCCCCAGGGAAAATACTCCAAAGGGAAGTATGAGATATGCAGACGCCATAAAGACTGCAATGCGCTCTACAGAGCTACTGTACGTGAACCTGGAACGGCGGAGAAAGATGCCGAGTGTGGACCCTGTTTGCCTGG GTATTACATGCTGGAAAACAGAGCCAGAAATCTTTATGCGATGGTTTGCCACTCTTGCCAGAATGCGCCACAGAATACCAAAGAAT GCAAGAAGACCACCGAACCAATCATAAAACCCCCTATCAACCCGGGCAGCACAACAGTCCTCCCTCATCCAG GTTCTCCAGGACAGGGTCATCTTGCAACAGCTCTTATTATTGCCATGTCAACCATCTTCATCATGGCCATAGCCATTGTGCTCATCATCATGTTTTACATCCTGAAAGCCAAACCGAATGGCCAGG CATGTTGTTCTGGACAAGTTGTGAAAGCAGTGGAGGCTCAGACGAACAAACAAGAGGACAAGAAAGATGTTCCTG acaATGTGGTAATCTtcccagaaaaagaagaatacGACAAATTAAAAGCTTCTCCTCAGAAGACAGTGAAAAG TGAAAATGATGCATCATCAGAGAATGAGCAGCTGCTCAGCCGCAGCATTGACAGTGATGAGGAGCCCACGTCAGATAAGCGGAGGTCGTCAGAGGCCACCAACCACAACTTGTGTCAAGCAAACATGGGCAACAAGCCCGACCTCTGCCTGCTCTCTCTGGGCCTGCTGGACCACCGAGTGGTCTGCAATGGCACTCCAGCTTCTGCAGGCGGTCAGACGAACAACACCCCGGCTCCCAACCACATTGCCAGCAGCAACGTCAGCAGCATGAATGCAatcaataacaacaataaaacccCAGGG ATGCTGCAGAGTCGAAGGAAAAAGATCCTAGATTTGTATGCCAGGACTTGCCATGTGACTGAGG GTCTCAGCCCCACAGAGCTTCCCTTCGACTGCCTAGAGAAGGCCAGTCGCATGCTCAGCTCCTCCTACAGCAGCGATGCGGCCGTGGTCAAAACCTGGAGACACCTGGCAGAGAGTTTCGGGCTGAAGCGCGACGAGATTGGCGGCATGAGCGACGGCCTTCAGCTATTCGAGAGAGTGAGCACCGCCGGCTACAGCATCCCGGACCTCCTTACCCGCCTGGTGCAGATTGAGAGGCTGGATGCAGTGGAGTCCCTCTGCGCAGATGTGCTCGGAAGCAATGAGATAGCGGTGACGGTGGGACGGCAGAGCGTCAACAGTTTCCACAGCCAGTTAGTCTGTCCCTCCCCGTGCACGTCTCCATCCCCGCGCTGTGCCAGTGTCTAA
- the edar gene encoding tumor necrosis factor receptor superfamily member EDAR isoform X2 — MHNISSRGTTVGKNRFITSLMFNRSLPRQTEDRKCLNVYWVFLVFKLTIFFFPCRKKEIKMSKRRGQKKSVFLSSLLVCCMFASAEYSSCGEYEFFNQTSNSCQACPQCRPGQEPNMSCGHGMKDEGFACVPCPQGKYSKGKYEICRRHKDCNALYRATVREPGTAEKDAECGPCLPGYYMLENRARNLYAMVCHSCQNAPQNTKECKKTTEPIIKPPINPGSTTVLPHPACCSGQVVKAVEAQTNKQEDKKDVPDNVVIFPEKEEYDKLKASPQKTVKSENDASSENEQLLSRSIDSDEEPTSDKRRSSEATNHNLCQANMGNKPDLCLLSLGLLDHRVVCNGTPASAGGQTNNTPAPNHIASSNVSSMNAINNNNKTPGMLQSRRKKILDLYARTCHVTEGLSPTELPFDCLEKASRMLSSSYSSDAAVVKTWRHLAESFGLKRDEIGGMSDGLQLFERVSTAGYSIPDLLTRLVQIERLDAVESLCADVLGSNEIAVTVGRQSVNSFHSQLVCPSPCTSPSPRCASV; from the exons ATGCACAACATTTCCTCTCGTGGAACGACAGTTGGCAAGAACAGATTCATAACATCACTGATGTTTAACAGAAGTTTGCCTCGCCAGACTGAAGAcaggaaatgtttaaatgtttattgggtttttttagtttttaaattgacCATTTTCTTCTTCCCCTGcaggaaaaaggaaataaaaatgtcaaaaaggagAGGTCAGAAGAAATCCGTATTTTTGTCTTCGTTGTTG GTGTGCTGCATGTTTGCCAGTGCCGAGTACTCCAGCTGTGGGGAATATGAGTTCTTCAACCAGACCAGTAACAGTTGCCAGGCTTGCCCTCAATGCCGGCCAGGACAAGAACCAAACATG TCCTGCGGACACGGTATGAAAGACGAAGGCTTTGCCTGCGTGCCATGCCCCCAGGGAAAATACTCCAAAGGGAAGTATGAGATATGCAGACGCCATAAAGACTGCAATGCGCTCTACAGAGCTACTGTACGTGAACCTGGAACGGCGGAGAAAGATGCCGAGTGTGGACCCTGTTTGCCTGG GTATTACATGCTGGAAAACAGAGCCAGAAATCTTTATGCGATGGTTTGCCACTCTTGCCAGAATGCGCCACAGAATACCAAAGAAT GCAAGAAGACCACCGAACCAATCATAAAACCCCCTATCAACCCGGGCAGCACAACAGTCCTCCCTCATCCAG CATGTTGTTCTGGACAAGTTGTGAAAGCAGTGGAGGCTCAGACGAACAAACAAGAGGACAAGAAAGATGTTCCTG acaATGTGGTAATCTtcccagaaaaagaagaatacGACAAATTAAAAGCTTCTCCTCAGAAGACAGTGAAAAG TGAAAATGATGCATCATCAGAGAATGAGCAGCTGCTCAGCCGCAGCATTGACAGTGATGAGGAGCCCACGTCAGATAAGCGGAGGTCGTCAGAGGCCACCAACCACAACTTGTGTCAAGCAAACATGGGCAACAAGCCCGACCTCTGCCTGCTCTCTCTGGGCCTGCTGGACCACCGAGTGGTCTGCAATGGCACTCCAGCTTCTGCAGGCGGTCAGACGAACAACACCCCGGCTCCCAACCACATTGCCAGCAGCAACGTCAGCAGCATGAATGCAatcaataacaacaataaaacccCAGGG ATGCTGCAGAGTCGAAGGAAAAAGATCCTAGATTTGTATGCCAGGACTTGCCATGTGACTGAGG GTCTCAGCCCCACAGAGCTTCCCTTCGACTGCCTAGAGAAGGCCAGTCGCATGCTCAGCTCCTCCTACAGCAGCGATGCGGCCGTGGTCAAAACCTGGAGACACCTGGCAGAGAGTTTCGGGCTGAAGCGCGACGAGATTGGCGGCATGAGCGACGGCCTTCAGCTATTCGAGAGAGTGAGCACCGCCGGCTACAGCATCCCGGACCTCCTTACCCGCCTGGTGCAGATTGAGAGGCTGGATGCAGTGGAGTCCCTCTGCGCAGATGTGCTCGGAAGCAATGAGATAGCGGTGACGGTGGGACGGCAGAGCGTCAACAGTTTCCACAGCCAGTTAGTCTGTCCCTCCCCGTGCACGTCTCCATCCCCGCGCTGTGCCAGTGTCTAA